The proteins below come from a single Branchiostoma floridae strain S238N-H82 chromosome 5, Bfl_VNyyK, whole genome shotgun sequence genomic window:
- the LOC118416424 gene encoding protein O-linked-mannose beta-1,2-N-acetylglucosaminyltransferase 1-like yields MWGRRRADIARAVLLLLVVGTVVYHGAKFYMDSLQLDTRHEVREVETENTEEEPQPVIADNAEKKEQLKPQVDIPPDPPKCGIQPPCSKDQFAFAISSGQAQRVGPRICFDGKDLVSDDTHNAGRGMNIVVIDGQSKEVLKKDSTMVFTDDAELIKFLQNRKEGQLVLVASYDDAAYKLTEESRELLSALGSQHIAGLKFRDSWAFLGYKGSHGPAPKEEVHHHVDRQDEWPQQAEIRGCAPLPTGAAVPEEQPGGAGAAVPEQQPGGAGAAVPEQQPGGAPEDSCATYTPHCDAGAPVYLFAGDKTKNHWPEICINGQYVIRGGKIGWRGLNVVVIDGRTFQVTQAKNFDTYEKGSSELEDLIWKMDETSLMLIATYDEASRSLSSYARSLLTDLGSSKVKNLGFRDSWVFIGQKGIVGVSPHEKHEKGGGQFGGAVEIKACLAGKLTGQKQEGVDSNVNRPRREFCETYNQAGEYGDFCSEENQKESLLPAPLGDQLDLRGHAVFATPIVVIARTALNLVQQTLESLRLQPGINPKMVQVMSDGSFDEPHKLANLYGFQWQSLQPTTKYVYQMHHAMARVFETFKDSKYAIFIDEGFRARPGFLRYFGQTLSLLDQDDSVFSVSAWNHNGFEGLSQDPSLVYRTEDFPATGWVVRRSVWESE; encoded by the exons GTTAGTGGTGGGAACAGTAGTTTATCACGGAGCAAAGTTTTACATGGACAGTCTGCAGCTGGACACACGACACGAGGTGCGGGAAGTGGAGACAGAGAACACAGAGGAAGAGCCTCAGCCAG TTATAGCGGATAATGCAGAGAAGAAGGAACAGCTAAAGCCACAAGTAGACATTCCTCCAG ACCCCCCTAAATGCGGAATCCAGCCCCCCTGTAGCAAGGACCAGTTTGCGTTCGCCATCAGCAGTGGGCAGGCGCAGAGGGTCGGGCCCAGGATCTGCTTCGACGGGAAGGA TCTGGTTAGTGACGACACACACAACGCAGGCAGGGGCATGAACATTGTCGTCATCGATG GTCAGTCCAAGGAGGTGTTAAAAAAAGATTCGACTATGGT ATTCACAGATGACGCTGAGCTGATCAAGTTTCTGCAGAACAGAAAGGAAGGCCAGCTGGTTCTGGTGGCTTCCTACGATGACGCTGCCTACaa GCTGACTGAAGAGTCGCGGGAGCTGCTCTCAGCGCTGGGCAGTCAGCACATCGCTGGTCTGAAGTTCCGGGACAGCTGGGCCTTCCTGGGCTACAAGGGCAGCCATGGGCCGGCTCCTAAGGAGGAG GTACATCACCATGTGGACAGGCAGGACGAGTGGCCACAACAAGCTGAGATCCGCGGCTGTGCGCCTCTGCCAA CAGGAGCTGCAGTTCCGGAAGAGCAGCCAGGGGGAGCAGGAGCTGCAGTTCCGGAGCAGCAGCCAGGGGGAGCAGGAGCTGCAGTTCCAGAACAGCAGCCAGGGGGCGCCCCTGAGGACTCCTGTGCCACCTACACCCCCCACTGTGATGCAGGAGCTCCCGTCTACCTGTTCGCTGGGGACAAGACCAAGAACCACTGGCCGGAGATATGCATAAACGGACAATA TGTGATCCGCGGAGGGAAGATCGGCTGGCGAGGGCTGAATGTGGTCGTCATCGACG GTCGGACATTTCAGGTCACACAGGCAAAAAACTTTGACACCTACGAAAAAG GGAGTTCTGAACTGGAGGACCTTATATGGAAAATGGACGAGACCAGCCTGATGCTGATAGCGACTTACGACGAGGCGTCGCGCAG TTTGTCGTCGTACGCTCGAAGCCTCCTCACCGACCTGgggagttcaaaggtcaagaaCCTGGGGTTTCGAGACAGCTGGGTCTTCATCGGGCAGAAGGGCATTGTGGGAGTTTCCCCACACGAGAAG CACGAGAAGGGAGGCGGCCAGTTTGGGGGAGCCGTGGAGATCAAGGCGTGTCTGGCGGGGAAAC TAACCGGTCAGAAGCAGGAGGGGGTCGACAGCAACGTCAACAGGCCCAGGAGAGAGTTCTGCGAGACGTACAACCAAGCTGGGGAGTACGGGGACTTCTGTTCAG AGGAGAATCAGAAGGAGTCCTTGTTGCCGGCACCTTTAGGAGACCAGCTGGACCTGAGGGGACATGCCGTGTTCGCCACTCCGATTGTCGTTATCGCAA GAACAGCGCTGAACCTGGTACAGCAGACGCTGGAGTCCCTCCGGCTGCAGCCCGGAATCAACCCCAAAATGGTGCAG GTGATGAGCGACGGTTCCTTTGATGAACCCCACAAACTGGCAAATCTGTACGGCTTTCAATGGCAGAGCCTCCAGCCCACCACCAAGTATGTCT ACCAGATGCATCATGCCATGGCTCGTGTCTTCGAAACGTTCAAGGACTCG AAGTATGCCATATTTATCGACGAAGGGTTCCGGGCGCGACCGGGATTCCTGCGCTACTTCGGCCAGACTCTGTCTCTGCTTGACCAGGATGATTCTGTCTTCAGTGTGTCGGCCTGGAACCACAACG GTTTTGAAGGCCTGTCCCAGGACCCCAGCCTTGTCTACAGAACGGAAGATTTCCCTGCAACTGG GTGGGTCGTGCGGAGGTCAGTGTGGGAGTCAGAG